DNA from Daucus carota subsp. sativus chromosome 1, DH1 v3.0, whole genome shotgun sequence:
TTATGAATAGAATAATACTTCTTTTCTAATTTTTGCCTCTTATCTCGTTATAATTTACTTTAACTTAATACTAGAAGAATGGAATTTTTTACGACCGAGGCAAATCTAATACAAAACCTAACCTTAATTTTTGAAACCCAAAACCGTAGCAATTTTTTATTAACTCTTGGCCTTTCCCACAAATCCTTGGTCTTTATGTAAAGATAGTACCAAGTGGAAGTCCTCTGTCTTTAACCTCAAAACAAGCATATTTTTTTGGAGGCACTTGAAAAGCTTACCTTGCAATCCCCACTATCTCCCACTAAGAAACAACTCAACTTGTTGTTTTCTCTTGGTCATACATTTTTGTATGTTTATACTCATGTAGAATAATCCAAGACTTGCCCACTTTTTATTCCCATCCACCACATATACTTACAATTCCCATTTTTGTATATTAGAATGGATAGAGATTAGACCAGAGCACTCTGTTTTCTCATATTATTCCATATTCATTCTTTATTTGTCTCCAAAACACAACTATTTCTATACTGACAAAACCAACCACTTTGAATTCTCACTACACAATTTCATGTTTTAATATAATACTCTTGCTTCTGCCTCGACAAGAATTTCATTTTGCCTTATCTGAACCACTTTAAAAACATGTCCTTTGGAGCAGAGGAGCTTTTGAGACAGACCCctgtttcttgattttttaaaattttgtgagATTTCGAAAAATCTTCAAGGGGTTTTCTGGGTTTTTGGTGTTTTAAAAACCCACATGTAGAGTTGGATTTGGTGCTGTTTTTCACTGTTGTTCAACAGAAGTGTTATACTGGTGAGTCTAGTTTTGTTGCTCTGTTTCTGTTTGTCTTTCATGTTGTTATGTTTGATTTGAACAGTTTGTGCAACTAGCTTAACTCAGTTTAAGTATATCTATGATCTATCTGTGTATTTTACCGAGAAGTTTTCTCTTAGCTTGCTATATTAGCATCTTTTACCTATGCATGTGTTTTCGATCTTGTGATGAGAGTGATTATGCTCTATACCCTCAGTTTGGCTGATACTTTGCCTGTGAAAAACTTTGTTATTAGTTCTGTATGGTTTTTAGATCATGCGAAAATAGGTTAAATATCAGtagatggattttttttcccaaaattgTGATGGCAGTGAAGAATCAGGGCCCTAGACACAGACAGGCCAGTTTCTTAATTATTAGAAGGTGATTTCAATTTATGGTTGTACTCTTATAAACTATTTTGTTTCGATACACATACTTCTCAATACTTTAGTTTTTAAGTATATGGAAAGGCGAGTGAGGATTCGTGCTTTATGTCCTTGATGGCGGGGAAAGAACCTTGCCACTACGCTGTCAATGAAAACTCACTTATATTTTCTTCTGCTATTGTACACCAGAACACCGTAAATTTAACAGCATCATCAGTTTCTTTGGTATTCACTAGAGCTGTCTTTGTTGATGTCTTTGTTATTCATTATAGATGTCttgacaaaatgcaaataaTGAAAGTTCACTGTATATGCTTTTTGTCTAACAAAGCATGTTGTCACTGGCATACCAGATATTACTGAACTATTTACAGCTGTACTCCTACGTATAATCTCTCATTCTTGAACTCTATCATTTCTTGCAGTTTATGGCAGGGATGGTTCTAGAGGACGGATCGCCATCTGTAAGCTCACCGCTTCAGTTTTTCTCCCTAATGTCTCTTTCACCTGGCATTGGATCACCTTATCCATGGCTTAGAGAAATgaaatcagaagaaagaggtTTATATCTAATCCATCTCCTGGTTACAACAGCCAACCATGTAGCTGCTGGGAGTATTGAGAATGCCAATATGGGCCTTGAGCAAATCTCACATCTATCTTCTCCTGATGGAGATACAATGCAAAGAATTGCTGCTTACTTTACTGAGGCACTAGCTGATAGGATGCTTAAACGCTGGCCCGGATTGCACAAGGCCCTCAACTCAACCAAGATAACTTCAGTATCTGAAGAAAGGCTTGTTCAGAAATTGTTTTTTGAGTTGTGTCCTTTTTTGAAGCTCTCATATGTGATTACGAACCAAGCAATTATAGAAGCTATGGAGGGGGAAAAGGTTGTGCACATAATTGATCTCAATTCCGTTGAGCCTGCCCAGTGGATTAACCTGCTTCAGTTATTTAGTGCAAGGCCTGAAGGTCCGCCTCATTTGAGGATAACAGGAATTCATGAACAGAAGGAGGTACTGGACGAAATGGCTCATCGATTGAATGAAGAAGCTGGAAACCTAGATATCCCTTTCCAGTTCAATTCTATTGTAACCAAATTGGAGAATCTTGACATTGAAAGCTTGCGTGTGAAAACAGGAGAAGCTGTTGCAGTCAGTTCTGTACTTCAACTACATCATCTCCTTGCATTTGATGATGAGATGCTTCGAAGAAATTCTCCCTTGGTAAACAAAGGTTTTAGTTCGATCCACATGCAGGCAGCTCTGCAAAACAATACGCATACTTTGGGAGATTTTCTTGAGAAAGATATGATGAGTGGATATACCCCAAGTCCTGATTCAACATCATCATCTCCCCTATCTCTAGCCAGTGCACCAAAGATGGTGATGTTTCTTAATGCCCTTTGGAGCCTTTCACCAAAGCTAATGGTAGTCACTGAGCAAGAGTCGAATCACAATGGATGTAGTCTCATGGACAGGATCTATGAAGCATTGAATTTCTATGCTTCACTTTTTGATTGTCTGCCATCTACTGCATCTAGGGTACCAGTAGACCGCCAAAAGCTTGAGAAGATGCTGTTTGGAGAGGAAATCAAGAATATCATATCCTGTGAAGGGCTAGAGAGAAAGGAGAGACATGAGAAGCTTGAAAAA
Protein-coding regions in this window:
- the LOC108225917 gene encoding scarecrow-like protein 3; this encodes MAGMVLEDGSPSVSSPLQFFSLMSLSPGIGSPYPWLREMKSEERGLYLIHLLVTTANHVAAGSIENANMGLEQISHLSSPDGDTMQRIAAYFTEALADRMLKRWPGLHKALNSTKITSVSEERLVQKLFFELCPFLKLSYVITNQAIIEAMEGEKVVHIIDLNSVEPAQWINLLQLFSARPEGPPHLRITGIHEQKEVLDEMAHRLNEEAGNLDIPFQFNSIVTKLENLDIESLRVKTGEAVAVSSVLQLHHLLAFDDEMLRRNSPLVNKGFSSIHMQAALQNNTHTLGDFLEKDMMSGYTPSPDSTSSSPLSLASAPKMVMFLNALWSLSPKLMVVTEQESNHNGCSLMDRIYEALNFYASLFDCLPSTASRVPVDRQKLEKMLFGEEIKNIISCEGLERKERHEKLEKWIPRLEMAGFGRVGLSYHTMMQARTLLQSYGYEGFKIKEEHGCLVMCWQNQPLYSVSAWRFRRYS